One Mauremys reevesii isolate NIE-2019 linkage group 5, ASM1616193v1, whole genome shotgun sequence genomic window carries:
- the LOC120405728 gene encoding LOW QUALITY PROTEIN: uncharacterized protein LOC120405728 (The sequence of the model RefSeq protein was modified relative to this genomic sequence to represent the inferred CDS: deleted 1 base in 1 codon), which translates to MQSWFCACWDSSWVLYTCVLLVLVIWVAMATQHSFSWRSRMALLVCRLRRRGTEDEGEGAKKQRVKQLRDRLWWDPPRRAHRAARRRSIRQLLCDNSDCALCYEAARQAERLVYTDRASAWVPAGPGSPPAPASRSKGRNLLGRGLDVLQWCRSRTSIGDQVLPPAQGPFPPSKSRSPPERQAGSRKTECRPPREDEERLSRPQQAKGSSTEQDECLFCSSLWAETLLRGQEQAQSSSSLQHEPPLLAWELRTGSSQHEPFLPRHEEYPGPTPAQHEPFPPSQAEHGWVGSFLHRGRARSPQAAPQRHVHRPDWMPFLAKSSGGTRMSGREAKRQRDQESMAPRATGEAPMSLAGKPLARVSPGALRVPGRLELAEAETPFLQRDVRESLEQHVQVKRLQHTLGLPCTLQSALKIFMSPAPKRIARKPSGAGRVVTMPQALPFLSVGSRTELERHLQRMVHLKRWGLPRRIQESLRMLMPATPPHPRLGPLPSGRWAPRGPGPVTSAAQTPGLRARAPAQASQGPARASKSAPGSHCCRDTREMQGHIARKGLEIRLGALPAVLRSSQKMAALGCRDLLLPKLIPPGCKAPLARHQLCPLLSCKAGSVELNVRHKHIQYLWALPTLYAESLAKMVPCPPVPPTPLLPLGVAIEFYPLETPFMAPEGRELLERHVLRKRLQHEWGLLGLVRRSLRCFMPPLTTRPRSKGSDWRQPWSSVSAAGPLPSFWPPRGSWKPTSGGGWPRGGGGSPGGCRSPCGASCPPRPQLRGHIQTRKAEGPAGHSGGCQREGLQENHPPGWHPWAPQRWLFLSRAPGNCMAPAPQPGHMPPAAGETFDKEKHRDSSGPDPPQGPTLTGSRPPGGKAPLAPADSARPEIPGAAAPGAALPGAGGLGSPGAQPSPQAPELQVGAGPSPAPPPVSSHAAGTKFTEQELPFLPPGAREELELHVRKKRLQHEWGLPLIIQKSMRGLMAAPPGPSQPKAPPSADRDVAILQPELSFLSEGSR; encoded by the exons GCTCTTCTGGTCTGCAGGCTCCGGCGGAGGGGGACAGAGGACGAGGGAGAAG GTGCAAAGAAGCAGCGGGTGAAGCAGCTGCGTGACCGGCTGTGGTGGGACCCCCCACGCCGCGCTCACCGAGCCGCCAGGCGCCGCTCCATCCGCCAGCTACTATGTGACAACTCAGACTGTGCCCTGTGCTACGAGGCGGCCCGGCAAGCCGAGCGGCTGGTATACACCGATAGGGCCAGCGCATGGGtccctgctgggccagggtcaccTCCTGCTCCCGCCTCCCGCTCCAAAGGGAGAAACCTGCTCGGTAGAGGCCTGGATGTGCTGCAGTGGTGCCGCTCTAGGACATCTATAGGCGACCAGGTCCTCCCACcggcacagggccccttcccacccagcaagtcccgctcccctcccgAGCGCCAGGCAGGCAGCCGGAAAACGGAGTGCCGCCCGCCGAGGGAGGATGAGGAGAGGCTGTCCCGCCCACAGCAGGCCAAAGGCTCCTCCACAGAGCAGGACGAATGtctcttctgctcctctctctgggCTGAGACTCTCCTTCGCGGGCAAGAGCAGGCCCAGAGCTCCTCTTCTCTCCAGCACGAGCCGCCCCTACTCGCTTGGGAGCTGAGAACTGGGTCGAGCCAGCACGAGCCATTTCTTCCCAGGCATGAGGAGTACCccggccccactcctgcccagcaTGAGCCCTTCCCTCCAAGCCAAGCGGAACATGGCTGGGTCGGGAGTTTCCTGCacagaggcagagcaaggagccCCCAGGCCGCTCCCCAGAGGCATGTGCATCGCCCCGATTGGATGCCGTTTCTGGCCAAGTCCTCAGGCGGGACCAGGATGTCAGGGCGGGAGGCCAAACGCCAGCGAGACCAAGAAAGCATGGCACCCAGGGCCACGGGGGAAGCTCCGATGTCTCTAGCTGGGAAACCCCTGGCGCGGGTCAGCCCTGGAGCCCTGCGTGTGCCCGGCAGGCTCGAATTGGCCGAAGCGGAGACCCCCTTCCTCCAGCGCGACGTCAGGGAGAGTCTCGAGCAGCACGtccaggtaaagaggctgcagcacaccctggggctgccctgcaCCCTGCAGAGCGCTTTGAAGATCTTCATGTCCCCAGCACCGAAACGCATCGCACGCAAACCctcgggggcaggcagggtggtgacgatgccacaggccctgcccttcctgagcGTCGGCTCCAGGACAGAGCTGGAGCGGCATCTGCAAAGGATGGTGCATCTTAAGAGATGGGGGCTGCCCAGGAGGATCCAGGAGTCCTTGAGGATGCTGATGCCAGCCACACCTCCACACCCCCGGCTCGGCCCCCTGCCGTCTGGGAGATGGGCTCCAAGGGGGCCAGGCCCAGTGACGAGTGCAGCCCAGACGCCCGGCCTCAGAGCTAGAGCCCCAGCCCAGGCCTCCCAGGGCCCCGCCAGAGCGTCCAAATCCGCACCCGGCTCGCACTGCTGCAGAGACACCCGGGAGATGCAAGGGCACATTGCCAGGAAGGGCTTGGAAATCAGACTAGGCGCGCTGCCTGCCGTGCTGAGGAGCTCTCAGAAAATGGCTGCCCTGGGGTGCAGAGACCTGCTCCTGCCTAAACTGATCCCCCCAGGCTGCAAGGCCCCCCTGGCCCgccaccagctctgccccctgctcagctgcAAGGCGGGCAGCGTGGAGCTCAACGTGAGGCACAAGCACATCCAGTAcctctgggctctccccaccctgtACGCGGAGTCCCTGGCCAAGATGGTGCCCTGCCCGCCCGTGCcacccacccccctgctgcccctgggtgtgGCCATCGAGTTCTACCCCCTGGAGACACCCTTCATGGCCCCCGAGGGCCGGGAGTTGCTGGAGAGGCATGTCCTGAGGAAGCGGCTGCAGCACGAATGGGGCCTGCTGGGCCTGGTGCGGCGATCGCTGAGGTGTTTCATGCCACCCCTGACCACGCGCCCCAGGTCCAAGGGGAGCGACTGGCGGCAGCCATGGAGCTCCGTGTCAGCAGCGGGGCCCCTCCCATCCTTCTGGCCACCAAGAGGGAGCTGGAAGCCCACATCCGGCGGAGGATGGCCGAGAGGAGGTGGGGGCTCcccaggagggtgcaggagtcccTGCGGGGCTTCATGCCCCCCACGACCGCAGCTCCGGGGACACATCCAGACACGCAAGGCAGAAGGGCCAGCCGGCCACTCAGGGGGCTGTCAGCGAGAAGGGCTCCAAGAGAATCACCCTCCAGGGTGGCACCCCTGGGCCCCACAGCGGTGGCTGT TCCTTAGCCGGGCCCCTGGGAACTGCATGGCGCCAGCCCCTCAGCCGGGACACATGCCACCAGCTGCTGGAGAGACATTTGACAAGGAAAAACATAGAGATTCGTCTGGGCCTGATCCCCCGCAGGGCCCAACACTCACAGGAAGCCGCCCGCCGGGTGGGAAAGCTCCCCTTGCCCCAGCTGATTCGGCCAGGCCAGAGATCCCTGGAGCTGCGGCCCCGGGAGCTGCTCTTCCTGGAGCAGGCGGCCTCGGATCACCTGGAGCTCAACCTTCTCCACAAGCACCTGAGCTTCAGGTGGGGGCTGGCCCCtcgcccgccccgccgcccgTCAGCTCCCACGCAGCTGGGACCAAGTTCACGGAGCAGGAGCTGCCCTTCCTCCCACCGGGAGCCCGGGAGGAGCTGGAGCTCCACGTGAggaagaagaggctgcagcacgaGTGGGGGCTGCCTCTGATCATCCAGAAATCCATGCGGGGCCTGatggcagctccccccggccccagccagcccaaggcccctccGTCGGCCGACAGGGACGTGGCCATTCTCCAGCCTGAGCTGTCCTTCCTCAGTGAGGGCAGCAGATGA